Genomic window (Culex pipiens pallens isolate TS chromosome 3, TS_CPP_V2, whole genome shotgun sequence):
AAATCTTATTTGTAGACTATGTCGAtgtctcgggtgagttttcaaaaagccgtaagagccaccgcgacctctgacactaattttcgtttttcttgaaaatgaaactaaatttcatttattttaagtttggggcacttgaaggacgtgtagatgaacaatctcgagcatttttgatcttggtttttcgtaagtagatggagtaccgatgcaaaaaggactttgtttaccaatggctcttacggctttttgaaaactaatccgagatgtATTCAAATTGTAGAAACAATTTGCAATACAAGTTCTCAAAATTCAATACCAGCTATTGTTCAtaataagcagagatatgcgcAATTTTTGTAGAATAAATATGGACTTGCTCCTAAATTTGTGGATTTAACAATACCGTCGGTGGGGGTGACATTTGGTCTCGGGGGTTAAATGGGGCCAAAGTGATCTTTAATGGATTTTGCACTTCCCaggtcctaaagccctaagtCAATTTTAATGTACAAAGGTAagtctctaccaactcacacgaattcgggaaaagttgccccgaccccctctttgatttgcgtaaaactttgtctttagggctaacttttgtccctgctcacgaatccgagatccgctttttgatatctcgtgacggaggggcgatacgaccactttcatttttgaacatgcgaaaaaagaggtgtttttcagtaatttgcagcctgaaacggtgatgagatagaatttGGTGTAAATGGGACTTCTATGTAacattagacgcccgatttgatggcgcacTCAAAACTCCGaagaacgtatttttcatcgaatcgaatttttttatacCCCTGCTATTTTCCATTACTCAACTGtataattttttggaacatgtcatttttggggaaatttaatgtaggggagagtggggagacttgattcccttttttgtatcgcacataactctgtcaatttctcacaaaactatgaactttttgcatgaattgaaagcttaaacattcaactatgtttggctgataagggtatttcatcagatgaactcttcgaatcatgccaagcgttttaaaaaaatattttataccggcattttaaaaatgttaggggtaacttgatccccccttcaacattttgaagaaatcttaagcaaaatgtttcttattcattcaaacttttaattttctataagttacagcaatttcacataaaacctgtacgtttgtgttcaaaatataacaagtttagtatgtaaaatatttaaaaacttaaaatattattttttagaccaaaattaagcaaccaacttttcaaaaaaggttcaaactgcattaagttatgtacaactatactgccgttctacgcatagttgtcccatgtcattttttgacgattttgactttttgacattttcaagtTTAGTTTAAcgtatactttaagaaaaacacataaaatctagtactttgttcggaaactcattgaaaacaacaccaagtctgtttgtcccatcgttgtacttctacgcataattgtcccaccaagtattttctttcacgaaatcattagtttgacgaagtattgtgtcttgtttacctgttgtataccAAGAAGATAActaataagagtgataaactgctaactgggatgattagggacttatggggtgaacagggacccacgggacaattatgcgtagaaacacaaaaaaacggtcgaataatttcaatcgcgtttttctcagttgcacttttttgaacatgggacaattatgcgtagaacggcagtatactaAAGCAaacttgaggctgattccagtgactgtaaaaatgcagggatcaagtctccctaaacgaacttttttaaaaattgattgtaaaaatagtatgacgataaatttaacatcaaatgcgtaagggttttggagttgataggtttatcaaacaattcatgtattaacaatatttttttgaataatttttgagtgttttctatacatatcaaaacaaaaaaaaaaagatctcttggaagttttttgcagctcgttttagaaaaatgtgtgtaactcaatctaaacattttttaattttgttttctacaatgagttttagttaatttcgcacaactttctagaacaaagctaattgttttacccacatgctgacgagatacaggcttgggatcaagtgtccccggagatcaagtctccccactctcccctactgttCGCCCAGAAAGGTCAAggttagaacaatttttttctctttaaaatttcatgtttttctaacattgcaaggttattttttagagtgtaacaatgttatacaaagttgttgagcaggggtttgcttataaacatcacgagttatcgcgattttacgaaataaaagttttgaaaaagttacttttgcgttgctctttgtttcgtcgtccgcaagcttcccatgcgccagtgccaacgcacaccgcgggtttggttttctagcttcggtacgtgcctgaacccatttgtgtattggtatcttggtacatcgtaccagcgcaccacgacactctcggctcgccccatcagttttgtgtctggcactcacccatggcatgaacccagcgtgccgtggtacgcgccgtggtattgaacccgttttgtaccgccagcgcacagtgggcgaaatggaacctaaaatcggacttaattgaacgcggctggttccctggtatgaaaaatagtgtttcttatgtaaaaaattccggggaatcgattggtgatgattTTATCCACCGCACAAAatggcaaagggtccattttgccccaattcctcattttttttacattttttcttgaaaatcggtctgtatttagagcggaggctttatgcggccatccaaaatgcacttaacttatgtgaaaatgtcccaggaatccagtaaaaataaccacttgcaccgcaaaaatcatctagggtccatttaaccccaatttcgctataaaagcatttttggccgttttcaaatgttaggtcagattttacaaatctgaaaatatttttatcgaaaagataagacaattttacataagaatgacaatttgcacttgattgtttgacacatttatgttgatatagaaattaaactaaataaaaagattaaagaaccagttttgggccaattttcccaaacgcagaataaactgccttttacataatttttatttttatcaacataaatgtgttaaactatcaagtgcaaatcgtcattcttatgtaaaattgtctgatcttttcgataaaaatattttcagatttgtaaaatctgacctaacatttgaaaacggccaaaaatgcttttatagcggaattggggttaaatggaccctagatgatttttgcggtgaaagtgattatttttactggattcgtgggacattttcacataagttaagtgcattttggatggccgcatgaagcctccgctctaaatacagaccgattttcaagaaaaaatgtaaaaaaatggggaattgaggcaaaatggaccctttgccgtttcgtgcggtgaatgaaaccatcaccaatcgattccccggatttttttacataaaaaacactatttttcataccagggaaccagccgcgttcaattaagtccgattttgggttccatttcgcccactgtgcagcgcgtaccacggcacgtacctcggctcgtatcgAGTGAAGCACCATGGCTCATacaccgggttcatgccatgggtgagtgccagacacaaaaccgacgcggcgaaccgagagtgtcgtggtgcgctggtacgatgaaccaaaataccctcggttcgtgtgagtcgggtacgggtgtaaaccgaacaaagcaggcgcaaagcaaacccgaggtacgagtgaaccgcgtgtaccgcacggtgcagggaagcttggtcgtccgtgtctgtcgcgggtgaccatgaacggccatgataaacgtcgaccaactttttcaaaactttgtttcgtaaaatcgtgatgtttataagcaaaagtaaaataattgtccgctatacaactttgtggaacattgttacactttaaaaaaaacaaccctgtacagtttcaaaaaacaccagattttaaaatgcaaaatgttgttcttaattaaaaaattacccgtctgggttatttcagattcgaaaagcttaggctggtacaaatatttttaaaagtttttgtcaccccccccttcaaaattggcccgaaaaatcagggggcaaaaaaaatatttttaaaataaacttcaaaatttcaatgaaaaatcaagtgcaaccagttgtaatcaaattaaaatacattctcctgcgtttaaaatcatttttagcatgtttgggtttattaaaaaatcataagattttttgaaaattttcgatgcaaaatctttttttttcgatacaatttttgtttttgtcagatcttagattttttgaaaattaatgattgcaaaacaactgaactagtgtaaaatgcattttaaaacacttttttcatttaaatgtgaagactatggtttgttatttaaatttttatatttttttatttttttgccccccccttgacctcggccagggccgagggacaaaaacttttttaaatatttgcatcggccttattaaatttccctaaaaatgacaagttccaaaaaaaattacagttgagtaaggccgttgcaaatatttttcaaactttatgtaatttaaattatagtattttttattccataaatttgataaaCATAGACATATTCCCCCTGAACGCTAGTTACGCTAATGTCTTGATGTACTGAAACATATTATATTCAACGTTTAGGTGTCCACTGAATCATACTAGTCAAGCATAATGTACAATCAGTCGATGTGCTAAACCATAAATGTATACAATCATCACTTTCGGTGTGagcatcagaaaaaaaagtcatagCTGTGTGGTCTAAAATGTAGCTTCTTTCGATTAACCCTCCCACTAATCAACACTCGCCAACCATTCCAGATCATGTCCATCGAGAACTACTTCCGGCTGTGTACGGCCCAAAACGAGCCCAGCTGGTTCAACCGGACGAACGTGACCGTGATCCTGCTGCTGATCTGGTTCGTGTCCTGTCTCGCCTCGGGAATGCAGTTTGTGTACGACATTAGCTTCGATTACTGCGACCGGAAGTCGAACCACATCGTCCCGTCGGAAGCCGGCTGGGTGGGGCTGGTGGTGCTGACGCCACTGCTGCTGACCTTCCTCACCCACATCCGGATCATCGTGGACGTCAAGCGAAACATGAGCCTGCCCAACTTTAAGCCAAACCTGGCGTACACGTGGGACCTGTCGCTGGTGCGGACCAACTTTTACAGCTTCCTGATCTTCGTGCTGTTCTGGTTGCCGTTCTGCATCATCCTGGCGTACGGAACGACCAAGAGCGTCCCCAACCGGGTGTTCTACAACACGGCCTGGATCGGGCTGTCCAAGTCCTGCTTCCACAATGTGATCTACTGTCTGACCAATCGACACTTCCGCAGCGCGTACATCAGCCTGTTCAACTACTGCTGCTGCAAGACGACGGTGGCCGTTTCGCGGAGGCAGCGAACCGACGGCAACCGACCGACGGCCGACGTCCGGGTGCACATCATCCCCGGCTACAACATGTACTCGTACACGAGCCCCCAGCGCGCCGGAAACAGCCACGGCCACTGGGGAAAGCGCGAGTGCCACGAGTTATGATCGGAAACGTAGCTGAATTAATCGCGACCGGCCAGCGCTGAGTTCGATTAATTTACCCCCTCTCGCGAGTCGAACAAACATTGTGTGTGCATGTGATTAGTCCTACATTTTACAACTTGAAACCCGAGTTCAGGATAAACAGCATTTCGCGGGAAGCATTACGGCTGGAATGAAATCAGCGAACTTAAATAAACGGAAAATGCAAACATTTGCCTCGACGGTTGGAGTTCGTTAGAATGTGCAAACTTCTACggtaaataaaatccatcaatCACATCTGACCTTTGAAATTCGCTGGAATTTCAATTTGATATGATTGAACCATACAATTTGTTTTCTACACATTTCTCGGGTATTTCGTTTCAAATCTCGTTACTTCCAAATATCGCCGTTGActgtttactgatttttttctgggaatTATATGCGCTATATTGAAAACTAAATCAAACAAGAGCTTCCacgaaaaatatgtttcaactgTAACAATGAtcccccgcccgtgtggatcaatcggaccgcgcactggactcacaatccggaggtcgctggttcgaatcccgcggcgggcgctctaaaattctttgtgtaaatatgggtattcggcgccgtcgctccgtgccatactttcatacacttaggagcccagggcggcgaagtccttgtagttaaaaggaagacactagtggttggtactagcaatggtggccgacagctataaagtcaacttcgtttttttgtaacaatggagtacccgacgcgattggtagtaagcaatgtatttcttatggagcgaactgtcaaactaccactcgaatcgggtatTCCATTGAAAAGCTGTTCCACTGCACATTGGTTGGAAAATTTAACAACCAAGCTTCTCCATCATAGTATTCACGTAGAAGCATTTTGATGGAGACGCTTGGTATTTGTTAATAGTTAGCTGATTTTTACGATCGAAGGTTGCCATGACAAATCAACTTGCcgaatcaccaaatttttttaagataatatatatttttaaggggttacatacatgtaaatcggcaaaaatatcAGAGTATGAGACAGAGTGGTATGAGAacacatttatttgtttaatcTGTTTTCAGCGTATTGAAATATACacttcatctattaacaaaacaaatttgaagacaattggttgaatagggtcctaaagccctatgtaaatttttatgtacaacgataaaatacacgattaaaaaccatttctgatcacattTTTCCTATGAATCCCTTAGAACGAACTGTCCAGTAAGACTTttactgtcaagaagggccgcgaagttaatttaataaaattgatataaaaatcTTTTGTAAATCCTTTACGGTTGaaaaaagggtcattgtactcagaaaaatcatCTTTATCGTTGTggacaataatatcacaaatttaagctttatATTAGAACCAAATTATTTCCGAGATCAAAAAAcggatgccacgatatctcaacactgcacagtggtccagaacgcaaaattgagtggaaaattgattttccgaaaaatgatgacgttttggagctttggtgtcttcacaactctttgttgcaaatgaaaaggggcaacttttggtgtggttgaaaattagggtggttcacgattccGGACCGGaccggacgcaaaaaattctaagtgtaaatataggtattcggtgccctcttcccgtgccataccttcacacttaggagaccccgggaggcggagtcttgtcgcaaaaagaacgatacccgcctgtggatccgttgacgaaaccgcaaggtttaagagggccacattataaggagttacgtcgattccattcacgattagggtggttttgaaaatctaaattttcaggaatatttttgggatttttttcgtcttgtagaaagttgttgggcttgccaattcaagcaactttgtcaagacaccaacattttatctcgtaatctacgcctactacgaccaaatttatagaaagcatttaagcaaaccttcaaaaatcagttttctaacgtggcaattcagagttaacccaagtaacatatttttccaagagttctacaagagctcttcaagatagctacagcatagcagtttggaccgcggtaggatgaaattctcttcaaaacttcttcaggagtttggcagagtacttgaagagagttttatcctaccgcggtccaaactgctatgctgtagctatcttgaagagctcttgtaaaactcctggaaaaaaatgttacttgggaagttTTTGAGAATATTCGGGGCACtattagagctctaaaaaatgaacatttacatttttgaccagtcaatttggacttaaaggctagtatggagatcggaaggcagaacaaaggagagggagagttttcttggggcttttcttcactctctctggcttgctttcgctgctgctgctgcccatttgaaatttttcttgaccgattccttccgaagtgcatacaccgtttaagggacaaaagttacagccattttaaggtaaaaaagatgcagatttaaaacttaaaaaaacttttaaaaaaacttaaagcaCTCAAGCGTGCTGGAAAATCTCaggaatgtttttctttaaactcgagatatcttcatttgaaaatgtctaatttcaAGGGAAGACCATATGGGACCATGTGTCCATGTTTTCTGCCCTCAAAATAACCAAAGTGTCGAAAACTCGATTTtcggtcatattttgggtttaaatattaattttacatGGAGTCGAGTATCGACCATCGGTTGCTGTTGCTGCAATCCCTGTCTGACATCGAAGTAACAATGCAAACAGGGGCAAAAGTGACAGACGTAATGGCTATCTACAATCAGTCTACGTAGCTGTCACTTATGACCCTGTTAACATAGTCAATTTGAAGTTGCCAAAATATCGTAGCAACCCGATGTTTGATTAACATCCATGATTGCTTCCGTAGAAACCTAAGCAAgtttcccatgcgccagtgataACTCACACCGCgagtttggttttctagcttcggtacgagcccgaACCCATTTGtatgttggtattttggttcatcgtaccagcgcaccaagacacGCGTCGGCTCGTCGACTCGGTATCGTGTCTGGCACTAACCCGTGGCATGAACCCAACGTACCGAGTAAACCACCTTGGCTCATACGCTGGGTTCATTCAACGGGTTAGTGCCAGACACGAAACCGAGCAGACGAGCCGAAGCGTGTCTTGCTGCGCTGGTACGACGAACCAAAATACTATCGGCTCgagtgagtcgggtacgggtgtaaaccgaacaaagcaggcgcaaagcaaaaccgaggtacaagtgaaccgcgtgtgccgcacagtgcagggaagcttgaacCTAAGTAATGTTGATTGTAGATAGGGAATAAGCtaggttctttttttttctttatggaTTTAAAAGCTCATCAAAGTatgaaaaatctaacttttgacAGTTAAAAGATCTGGatttaagttttgaaaatctTCCAAAAGTTATTAAAGTGAAACTAGATAAAATTGTGACTTCAGACGAGTACTATGTTTCAAA
Coding sequences:
- the LOC120418678 gene encoding melatonin receptor type 1B-A-like; amino-acid sequence: MAGASLTRTLAVVSILGLVAAGSTDGLATSATNYGVDEVGGENGTDLLLRPSLSLPITPLALMSKHGGGTSGGGSKHQEDVSPVTLSTEWPRLARLLLLASLSVIGSVGNVFMISSVMIEDHLKKAGNAFIVNIALADLLITSVVMPASTIVLLAGIDNSDTEVCKFQWFLAACSFLVSILTLAIMSIENYFRLCTAQNEPSWFNRTNVTVILLLIWFVSCLASGMQFVYDISFDYCDRKSNHIVPSEAGWVGLVVLTPLLLTFLTHIRIIVDVKRNMSLPNFKPNLAYTWDLSLVRTNFYSFLIFVLFWLPFCIILAYGTTKSVPNRVFYNTAWIGLSKSCFHNVIYCLTNRHFRSAYISLFNYCCCKTTVAVSRRQRTDGNRPTADVRVHIIPGYNMYSYTSPQRAGNSHGHWGKRECHEL